A window from Cryptomeria japonica chromosome 1, Sugi_1.0, whole genome shotgun sequence encodes these proteins:
- the LOC131067663 gene encoding uncharacterized protein LOC131067663: protein MASSTPRATPRSGRQRDKAWKYGIAGSKKGEVTCTECTRWMTGGINRLKYHLAQIPGYGVEACPKSTPEIIREMKAILAENDMHKEERQKTREAIAAAMNPTLSTSGPIGHSRGRQSLSSFGDNEGEASGTPVRSDPNFFVPRNVPGAQPSLEGTGWNKEKHEQARIAASNFWFYNNLSFNAANNVYWESFVNACTVAGKGFKAPTGYDFSGPLLEKAVKNTEGVVDDQKRYWKRKGCSILSDGWTDGRNRTLLNFLVASNGAMVFIKSVDASNEIKNAETLCNLLDGVVREVGVENVVQIITDNAAAYVSAGRMLMQRHPSITWSPCAAHCLDLVLEDIGKIGWVKKVVEDAKSVTKFIYNHTWVLALMRKYTNGKDLVRPGVTRFASHFITLQSILSAIPHLKQMFVSDAWLGSAYSKRPEAEKIATIVFDDGFNKNGEELTAVTEPLVRVLRMVDGEGMPMGFIYEAMDRAKEAISHYYRGNARKCEIFWRIIDRRWTNQLHQPIHAFAYFLNPKFYFSDSFRADEEVMAGVITCIDKMTPDPELRDKVLDELEIYKSAEGRLFSSQLAIDRRGKQQPGKTFSNLVQQCKKKPTNLIVTFFSQF from the exons atggcaagttcaactccaagggcaaccccaaggtcaggaagacaaagagataaagcttggaaatatgggattgcaggaagcaaaaagggggaggtcacttgcaccgaatgcacaagatggatgactggtggaatcaatagattaaaataccaccttgcacaaatacctggatatggtgtggaggcatgccccaaatcaactcctgaaattattagagagatgaaggccattcttgctgagaatgatatgcataaggaagaaaggcaaaaaacaagagaagccatagcagctgcaatgaatcccacattgtccacttcgggtcccattggtcatagtcggggtcgtcagtcactttcatcttttggtgacaatgagggtgaggctagtggcactcctgttagatcagaccctaatttttttgtaccacgcaatgttccaggtgcacaaccttcacttgaaggtacaggatggaataaagagaagcatgaacaagcacggatagcagcttcaaacttttggttttacaataatctatctttcaatgcagcaaacaatgtgtattgggaaagttttgttaatgcatgtacagtggcgggtaaggggtttaaggccccaacaggttatgacttcagtgggccattgctagagaaagctgtgaaaaatacagaaggtgtggttgatgatcagaaaaggtattggaagagaaaaggatgcagcattttatctgatggatggacagatggacggaataggactcttctcaacttcttggtggcttcaaatggtgcaatggtattcataaagtctgttgatgcctcaaatgaaataaaaaatgcagagactttgtgtaatctgttggatggtgtggttcgggaagttggagttgagaatgttgtccaaattatcacggacaacgcagctgcatatgtatctgcaggtagaatgcttatgcaaaggcatccttcgattacatggagtccttgtgctgcacattgcttggacttggtgctagaggacattgggaagattggatgggtgaagaaggtggttgaagatgcaaaaagtgtcaccaaattcatctacaaccatacttgggtgcttgctttgatgagaaaatacacaaatggcaaggaccttgtgcgacctggagtgacacgatttgctagccacttcatcactttgcagagcattcttagtgccattcctcatcttaagcagatgtttgtgtcagatgcttggttggggtctgcatactccaaaagacctgaagcagagaagattgCGACCATTGTTTTTGATGATGGGTTCAATAAAAAtggagaggagttgactgcg gtgacagaacctttggtgagggttcttcgtatggtggatggagagggcatgccaatgggtttcatttatgaggccatggatagggccaaagaggccatttcacattactatcgtggaaatgcaagaaaatgtgaaatcttttggcgcatcattgatcgtaggtggacaaaccaactccaccaaccgatacatgccttcgcctactttttgaacccgaaattctacttctctgattcatttagggctgatgaggaggtcatggcaggtgttattacatgcattgataagatgacacctgatcctgagttgagagacaaggttcttgatgagttggag atctacaaaagtgcagaggggagactcttctcatcacaactagcaattgataggagaggaaaacaacaaccaggtaaaacatttagtaacttagttcaacagtgcaagaaaaaacctacaaacttgattgttacatttttttctcaattctaa